The stretch of DNA CGAGTGCTCGCGCAGCTCATAGAGAATCTCGTCCATCTCGAAGGCCGCCAGGATCGTCTCGATCAGCACCGTGGCACGAATGGTGCCGCGCGGCGCCCCCAGGGTGTCCTCGGTGAAGGTGAACACGTCATTCCACCACCGCGCTTCGAGGTGCGATTCCAGCTTGGGGATGTAGAAGTACGTGCCCACGCCCTGACGCTGCCGCTCGTGCAGGTTGTGGTAGGCGTACAGGCCGAAGTCGAACAGCGAGCCGGAAAGGGGTTGATCCCCCAACTGCGCGTGCTTCTCCTCCAAGTGCAGCCCGCGCGGGCGCACCAGCAGGGTCGCCGTCATCGCGTTCAGGCGGTAACTCTTGCCGCCCGACTCCAAGGAGATGGTGCGCCGCACGGCGTCCATCAGGTTGACCTGACCCTCCAGGCCGTTGGCCCAGGTGGGGCTGCTCGCGTCCTCGAAGTCGGCCATGAACATCGGGGCGCCACTGTTCAGCGCGTTAATCACCATCTTGCGGTCCACCGGGCCGGTGATCTCCACCCGGCGGTCCTGAAGGTCGGCGGGCAGCGGGCGGATCGTCCAGCCGGCGGCGCGGATGTGGGCGGTTTCGGGCAGGAAGTCCGGCCATTCACCCGCGTCGAGCCGCCGCTGGCGCTCCTGCCGTGCGGCCAGCAGCTCGCGGCGCCGGGCGTCGAAGCGGGTGTGCAGTTCCTCCAGAAAGCTCAGTGCCCCCGGCGTGAGCACGCGCCCGGCCTGTGGATGCGCCCCGTGCGTGATGGACGTTTTGATCGTCTGCGTCATGCGGCCATGCCTCCTCGTGCGGTGATGGAGGCATTGTGAGCCGCGCTCCCCGGCGTGGGAGGTGGTGTACCTGGGGAACGGGGAAGTACACCAGGGCGAGAGGTACACCACCCGCAGGTCAGGGGCCAGAGGGGACAGGCCGACCCAGCCACTCTGCC from Deinococcus sp. HSC-46F16 encodes:
- the aceB gene encoding malate synthase A; this encodes MTQTIKTSITHGAHPQAGRVLTPGALSFLEELHTRFDARRRELLAARQERQRRLDAGEWPDFLPETAHIRAAGWTIRPLPADLQDRRVEITGPVDRKMVINALNSGAPMFMADFEDASSPTWANGLEGQVNLMDAVRRTISLESGGKSYRLNAMTATLLVRPRGLHLEEKHAQLGDQPLSGSLFDFGLYAYHNLHERQRQGVGTYFYIPKLESHLEARWWNDVFTFTEDTLGAPRGTIRATVLIETILAAFEMDEILYELREHSAGLNCGRWDYIFSYIKKFRAHEDRILPDRAQVTMGTPMMRNYSRLAIRTCHRRGAPAIGGMSAFIPVKGDPEANDRAFAQVRADKEREAGDGHDGTWVAHPGMVALAAEVFDRLMPEANQIESGKQMDFEVSAEDLLTPPEGTITAAGVNLNVDVSLQYLAAWLDGRGAVPIHNLMEDAATAEISRAQLWQWAHHGQRTEDGTPITPEGLTRLIAAHRDRLGREQPEREARFGEAAELLTALVTADTFEEFLTLPGYQRLS